A portion of the Tenacibaculum todarodis genome contains these proteins:
- a CDS encoding YgiQ family radical SAM protein — protein MKLRRTSDWLPTTAKEVKLKGWEELDVILFSGDAYVDHPSFGPAVIGRILESYGLRVAIVPQPSVNDNLQDFEKLGKPRLFFAATGGCMDPMVSNYTASKRRRDKDAYTPNGDKGFRPDYATSVYSKILKEKFPDVPVLIGGIEASLRRVTHYDYWSDKLLPTILETSQADMLVYGMGEQPLREIVELLQKGVPFSSLKNIKQTAVLIDKDEALPKHKSWEDVEIISHEVCLLNKKKFASNFKVIEQESNKLHARRILQRVGDKQLVINPPFPTMTEAEIDASFDLPYTRLPHPKYNKRGPIPAFEMIKFSINIHRGCFGGCSFCTISAHQGKFIASRSQESILKEVDTVAQMDDFKGYLSDIGGPSANMYKMKGKVQSICDKCVAPSCISPVICSNLDTSHKPLTELYQAVDKHPKIKKSFIGSGIRHDMLVPEFNKNADPKELDAYTEEVMTKHVSGRLKVAPEHTSDPVLKLMRKPSFTYFHKFKERFDRINFKKKLNLQLIPYFISSHPASEVEDMANLAAETKDMGFQLEQVQGFTPTPMTVATVIYYSGYHPYTLKPTKTPKTKKEKEDQHKFFFWYKKENKQWIKDKLNAVGRTDLLQKLLPEDNSWKKNKGAKNAKNTFDDAVPFNKRKKKATRGSSKKRRR, from the coding sequence GTGAAATTAAGACGAACATCCGATTGGTTACCAACTACCGCCAAAGAAGTAAAACTTAAAGGTTGGGAAGAACTAGACGTAATTCTATTTAGTGGAGATGCGTATGTAGATCATCCTTCTTTTGGACCTGCAGTAATTGGCCGTATTTTAGAAAGTTATGGTTTACGTGTAGCAATTGTGCCACAACCAAGTGTAAATGATAACCTTCAAGATTTTGAAAAGTTAGGTAAACCACGTTTGTTTTTTGCTGCAACTGGTGGTTGTATGGATCCAATGGTTTCCAACTATACAGCAAGTAAAAGACGTAGAGATAAAGATGCATATACGCCAAATGGTGATAAAGGTTTTAGACCAGATTATGCAACTTCGGTGTATTCAAAAATTTTGAAGGAAAAATTTCCAGATGTGCCTGTTTTAATTGGTGGTATTGAAGCTTCATTAAGACGTGTAACACATTACGATTACTGGTCTGACAAGTTATTGCCAACCATTTTAGAAACCTCTCAAGCAGATATGTTAGTCTACGGAATGGGAGAACAACCTTTGCGAGAAATTGTAGAATTGTTGCAAAAAGGGGTTCCGTTTTCAAGCTTAAAAAACATTAAACAAACGGCTGTTTTAATTGATAAGGATGAAGCACTTCCGAAGCATAAAAGTTGGGAAGACGTAGAAATTATTTCACACGAAGTTTGCTTACTGAATAAGAAGAAATTTGCTTCAAACTTTAAAGTAATTGAGCAAGAATCTAATAAATTACATGCGCGTAGAATTTTGCAAAGAGTAGGAGATAAGCAGTTGGTTATAAATCCGCCGTTTCCTACGATGACAGAAGCAGAAATTGATGCTTCTTTCGATTTGCCTTACACACGTTTACCGCATCCAAAATATAACAAGCGAGGACCAATTCCTGCGTTTGAAATGATTAAGTTTTCTATTAATATTCACCGTGGATGTTTTGGAGGTTGTAGTTTTTGTACAATTTCTGCACACCAAGGAAAATTTATTGCAAGCAGAAGTCAAGAATCTATTTTAAAAGAAGTAGATACCGTTGCGCAAATGGACGATTTTAAAGGGTATTTATCTGATATTGGCGGACCTTCTGCAAATATGTATAAGATGAAAGGAAAAGTGCAATCTATCTGTGACAAATGTGTTGCACCAAGTTGTATTTCTCCAGTAATTTGTAGTAATTTAGATACTTCTCACAAACCTTTAACGGAACTATATCAAGCAGTTGATAAGCATCCTAAGATTAAAAAATCTTTTATTGGAAGCGGAATTAGACATGATATGTTGGTGCCAGAATTTAATAAAAATGCAGATCCAAAAGAGTTAGATGCATATACTGAAGAGGTAATGACAAAACACGTTTCTGGGAGATTAAAAGTCGCTCCGGAACATACTTCTGATCCAGTTTTAAAGCTGATGCGTAAACCCTCTTTTACTTATTTTCATAAATTTAAAGAGCGTTTTGATAGAATCAATTTTAAGAAGAAATTGAATCTACAATTAATTCCTTATTTTATATCGAGCCATCCAGCAAGTGAAGTAGAAGACATGGCAAATTTAGCTGCCGAAACTAAAGATATGGGTTTCCAGTTAGAGCAAGTACAAGGTTTTACGCCAACGCCAATGACGGTTGCTACGGTAATTTATTATTCGGGATATCATCCATATACTTTAAAGCCAACAAAAACTCCTAAAACTAAAAAGGAAAAAGAAGATCAACACAAGTTTTTCTTTTGGTATAAAAAGGAAAACAAACAGTGGATTAAAGATAAATTAAACGCTGTTGGGCGTACAGATTTATTACAAAAATTGTTACCAGAAGATAATTCTTGGAAGAAAAATAAAGGCGCTAAAAACGCTAAAAATACGTTTGATGATGCTGTTCCTTTTAATAAAAGGAAAAAGAAAGCTACAAGAGGTTCTTCTAAGAAGAGGAGAAGGTAG
- a CDS encoding sigma-70 family RNA polymerase sigma factor → MTTQEVWTKYHTDLQNFIISKVKEKTIADDILQDSFIKIHTKLHTLKDITKLKSWCFSIARNSILDYWKTTNKTVEMANFESKTEIEDNVHTEKDCLRGILKNLPKKYRDPLFLSDIKGLKQQEVAEQLKQTLPTTKSQIQRARKLIAEGFMDCCGFVMNTKGNLVGEIQEKEDCKICN, encoded by the coding sequence ATGACTACACAAGAGGTTTGGACTAAATATCATACAGATTTACAAAATTTTATCATCAGCAAAGTAAAAGAAAAAACTATTGCTGATGATATTTTGCAAGACTCTTTTATTAAAATTCACACTAAACTACATACTTTAAAAGACATTACTAAATTAAAATCCTGGTGTTTTTCTATTGCTCGAAATTCAATTTTAGATTATTGGAAAACCACAAATAAAACTGTAGAAATGGCCAATTTTGAAAGCAAAACTGAGATTGAAGATAATGTCCATACAGAAAAAGATTGTCTTCGCGGAATCCTAAAAAACTTACCTAAAAAATATAGAGATCCGTTGTTTTTATCTGACATAAAAGGATTAAAACAGCAAGAAGTTGCTGAGCAATTAAAACAAACTTTACCAACTACAAAATCTCAAATACAACGTGCACGTAAATTAATTGCTGAAGGTTTTATGGATTGCTGTGGTTTTGTAATGAATACTAAAGGGAATTTAGTTGGCGAAATTCAAGAGAAAGAAGACTGTAAAATCTGTAATTAA
- a CDS encoding amidohydrolase yields MKKFIYILSFLLIAVSCKKENVDMLVINANSYTVNSNFDKAEAFAIKDGKFIAVGSSEEIHEKYQSENTIDAKNQTIVPGLIDAHCHFYRMGLQQQKVSLEGTKSYDEVLEKLVAFQKEKNTTFITGRGWDQNDWEVKEFPTKEKLDKLFPTIPVAVGRVDGHALLVNQAAIDLSGITKDTKVSGGEIMMKNGKMTGVLIDAAMDFIKFPSTSKKEAIQGLLDAQKISFSYGLTTVDDAGISKNTIELIDSLQQVGSLKMRVYAMVSGDNQKEIDYYINKGITKTDRLNVRSFKVYGDGALGSRGAAMRKPYSDRENHFGALIYSPERYQELAKQIANSEFQMNTHAIGDSANTWLLKTYKDVLKSVKNRRWRIEHAQIISPEDFKNFDNILPSVQPTHATSDMYWAGDRVGKERVKGAYAFKDLLNNYGKIALGTDFPVEQVNPFLTFYAATIRKDIDNYPVNGYQMENALTREETLKGMTIWAAYSNFEENEKGSIEVGKFADFVILNQDIMKVEGNKLPKTKAVSTFVNGEKVY; encoded by the coding sequence ATGAAAAAATTTATTTATATACTTAGTTTTTTATTAATTGCAGTTTCTTGTAAAAAAGAAAATGTAGATATGTTAGTTATCAACGCAAACTCTTATACAGTAAATTCTAATTTTGATAAAGCAGAAGCTTTTGCCATAAAAGATGGTAAATTTATTGCGGTTGGTTCTTCGGAAGAAATTCATGAAAAATATCAATCAGAAAATACAATCGATGCAAAAAATCAAACTATAGTTCCTGGTTTAATTGATGCACATTGCCATTTTTACAGAATGGGTTTACAGCAACAAAAAGTTAGTTTAGAAGGCACAAAAAGTTACGATGAAGTTTTAGAAAAACTGGTTGCTTTTCAAAAAGAAAAAAACACAACTTTTATCACGGGTCGTGGTTGGGATCAAAACGATTGGGAAGTTAAAGAATTTCCGACAAAAGAAAAATTAGATAAACTTTTTCCAACAATACCTGTTGCAGTTGGAAGAGTTGATGGACACGCATTGTTAGTTAATCAGGCTGCAATAGATTTATCAGGTATTACAAAAGACACTAAAGTTTCTGGTGGTGAAATTATGATGAAAAACGGAAAAATGACTGGTGTTTTAATTGATGCTGCAATGGATTTTATAAAATTTCCTTCAACTTCAAAAAAAGAAGCAATTCAAGGTTTGTTAGATGCTCAAAAAATATCATTTTCGTATGGTTTAACTACAGTTGATGATGCTGGAATTAGCAAAAACACAATCGAATTAATAGACAGTTTACAACAAGTTGGAAGTTTAAAAATGCGTGTGTACGCAATGGTTTCTGGTGATAATCAAAAAGAAATAGATTATTACATTAACAAAGGAATTACAAAAACTGATAGACTAAATGTCCGCTCGTTTAAAGTGTATGGAGATGGTGCTTTAGGTTCCAGAGGAGCTGCAATGCGCAAACCATATTCCGACAGAGAAAATCATTTTGGTGCTTTAATTTATTCACCTGAAAGGTATCAAGAATTGGCAAAACAAATTGCTAATTCAGAATTTCAAATGAACACACACGCAATTGGAGATTCTGCAAATACTTGGTTGTTAAAAACCTATAAAGATGTTTTAAAAAGTGTAAAAAATAGACGTTGGAGAATTGAACATGCACAAATAATATCACCAGAAGATTTCAAAAATTTTGATAATATTTTACCATCTGTTCAACCTACACATGCAACTTCAGACATGTACTGGGCTGGAGATAGAGTTGGAAAAGAACGTGTAAAAGGTGCTTATGCATTCAAAGATTTATTAAATAATTACGGTAAAATTGCTTTGGGAACAGATTTTCCGGTAGAACAAGTAAATCCGTTTTTAACATTTTACGCTGCTACAATAAGGAAAGACATTGACAACTATCCCGTAAATGGATATCAAATGGAAAATGCTTTAACCAGAGAAGAAACCTTAAAAGGAATGACAATTTGGGCTGCTTATTCAAATTTTGAAGAAAATGAAAAAGGTTCTATTGAAGTAGGAAAATTTGCAGATTTTGTTATTTTAAATCAAGATATTATGAAAGTTGAGGGCAATAAATTACCAAAAACCAAAGCTGTTTCGACCTTTGTAAATGGAGAAAAAGTATATTAA
- a CDS encoding type II toxin-antitoxin system RelE/ParE family toxin, which translates to MKIVFKESFVKRLENQLRFIAKDKPKAARKFKKDVLIKIKTIATNPYLYRKSIYFEDESIRDLIFRGYTIVYRITKKQIEVFGFVKYQEKSVD; encoded by the coding sequence ATGAAAATAGTATTTAAAGAAAGTTTTGTTAAGAGGTTAGAAAATCAACTTAGATTTATTGCGAAAGACAAACCAAAAGCAGCAAGAAAATTTAAAAAAGATGTTTTAATAAAAATCAAAACAATTGCTACCAATCCATATTTATATAGAAAATCTATTTATTTTGAAGATGAATCTATTAGAGATTTAATCTTTAGAGGCTACACAATAGTCTATAGAATTACTAAAAAACAAATTGAAGTATTTGGGTTTGTAAAGTATCAAGAAAAATCCGTAGATTAA
- a CDS encoding CocE/NonD family hydrolase, whose protein sequence is MKKIFLSILTITLFISCTKTTKKEKKDTFVVDNYTKTEVDITMRDGIKLHTTIYSPKDTSKEYPILMQRTPYSSRPYGEGMKTKIGPNVHLMKEGNIVVYQDVRGRWMSEGVYDNMRAYIPNKTAKQTDEVSDTYDTIDWLVKNVENNNGNVGTWGISYPGHYATISAIDAHPALKAASPQACIGDFFFDDFHHNGAFLLSYFRAVSLFGTYKDTPTDSAWYSFPKMNTKDQYQFFLDKGPLSNLNEYFQYEKLDVKTVENKDRIDDFFWKEIVEHPNYDEVWKSKGIIQHMDKVPSSVATMIVGGFFDAEDLYGPFETYKGIEKHGKDNYNTMVFGPWDHGKWASSGVKNSVGNYYFGDSISLKFQKEIETKFFNHFLKGKGDKNSGLPEAYVYDSGRKEWKIYDAWPPQNVVKEAMFLSDNQELTSTKESSNAIKFISDIKRPVPYSEDIKTVFTPRKYMTDDQRFAARRPDVLVFETDVLTKDYTLAGDILAKLKVATTGSAADWIVKVIDVHPSDYKENNDKLQDHLKMSNYHLMVRSEVMRGRFRESFEHPKPFTPNKKTSVNIKLQDVFHTFKKGHKLQVQVQSTWFPLIDLNPQTYVDNIFKADEKDFKTQTHSVFTDSSIEFSVLK, encoded by the coding sequence ATGAAAAAAATATTTCTTTCAATTCTTACAATTACACTATTTATTAGTTGTACAAAAACTACTAAAAAAGAAAAAAAAGACACGTTTGTTGTTGATAATTATACAAAAACTGAAGTAGATATAACCATGCGAGATGGAATAAAACTCCACACAACAATCTATTCTCCGAAAGACACAAGCAAAGAATACCCTATTTTAATGCAAAGAACGCCTTACAGTTCTAGACCTTATGGAGAAGGAATGAAAACTAAAATTGGACCGAATGTTCATTTAATGAAAGAAGGAAATATTGTTGTCTATCAAGATGTTCGTGGACGCTGGATGAGTGAAGGTGTTTATGATAACATGCGTGCTTATATTCCGAATAAAACAGCAAAACAAACTGACGAAGTTTCAGATACTTATGACACTATTGATTGGTTGGTTAAAAATGTAGAAAACAATAACGGAAATGTTGGTACTTGGGGAATTTCATATCCGGGACATTATGCTACAATTTCTGCAATTGATGCGCATCCAGCCTTAAAAGCAGCTTCTCCGCAAGCTTGTATTGGTGATTTCTTTTTTGATGATTTTCATCATAACGGTGCATTTTTACTAAGTTATTTTAGAGCCGTTTCTTTATTTGGAACTTACAAAGACACGCCAACCGATTCGGCTTGGTATTCTTTTCCAAAAATGAATACGAAAGATCAATATCAATTTTTCTTAGATAAAGGTCCTTTATCGAACCTTAACGAATATTTTCAATATGAAAAGTTAGACGTAAAAACAGTTGAAAATAAAGATAGAATAGATGATTTTTTCTGGAAAGAAATAGTTGAACATCCAAATTACGATGAAGTTTGGAAAAGCAAAGGAATTATTCAGCACATGGACAAAGTCCCTTCTTCTGTAGCAACTATGATTGTTGGCGGTTTCTTTGATGCAGAAGATTTATACGGGCCTTTTGAAACTTACAAAGGAATAGAAAAACATGGAAAAGACAACTACAACACCATGGTTTTTGGTCCTTGGGATCACGGGAAATGGGCAAGTTCTGGCGTAAAAAATTCTGTTGGTAATTATTATTTTGGAGATTCAATTTCTTTAAAATTTCAGAAGGAAATAGAAACAAAATTCTTTAATCACTTCTTAAAAGGAAAAGGCGATAAAAACTCTGGTTTGCCTGAAGCGTATGTGTATGATTCTGGTAGAAAAGAGTGGAAAATTTACGATGCTTGGCCGCCACAAAATGTAGTAAAAGAAGCTATGTTTTTATCAGACAATCAAGAATTAACTTCAACCAAAGAATCATCAAACGCTATTAAATTTATTAGTGATATAAAACGTCCAGTTCCCTATTCAGAAGATATTAAAACAGTTTTTACACCACGTAAATACATGACAGACGACCAACGTTTTGCTGCAAGAAGACCAGATGTTTTAGTTTTTGAAACTGATGTATTAACGAAAGATTATACACTAGCTGGAGATATTTTAGCAAAATTGAAAGTTGCAACAACGGGTTCTGCTGCAGATTGGATTGTAAAAGTTATTGATGTCCATCCTTCAGACTATAAAGAAAACAATGACAAACTACAAGACCATTTAAAAATGAGTAATTATCATTTAATGGTAAGAAGTGAAGTTATGCGAGGACGTTTTAGAGAAAGTTTTGAACACCCAAAACCGTTTACTCCAAACAAAAAGACTTCAGTAAATATTAAGTTACAAGACGTTTTTCACACCTTTAAAAAAGGACACAAATTACAAGTTCAAGTACAGAGCACCTGGTTTCCTTTAATTGATTTGAACCCGCAAACGTATGTAGACAATATCTTTAAAGCTGACGAAAAAGACTTTAAAACACAAACACATTCTGTTTTTACAGACTCTAGCATTGAGTTTTCAGTTTTAAAGTAA
- a CDS encoding MauE/DoxX family redox-associated membrane protein: METFILVIRIIFGLFLIYAGVMHFIKPKFFNGFIPKPLPKLTVNYIAGFLEMAIGIGLLFNQTAKNSAIGFFILMLIFLPLHIWDLTKEKPAIGSKKLAIIRLPLQFVLLYAAYLIYLHS; the protein is encoded by the coding sequence ATGGAGACGTTTATTTTGGTAATTCGTATAATTTTTGGGCTATTCTTAATCTATGCTGGGGTTATGCATTTTATAAAACCGAAGTTTTTTAATGGTTTTATTCCAAAGCCGTTACCTAAATTAACGGTAAATTATATTGCTGGTTTTTTGGAAATGGCTATTGGAATTGGTTTATTATTTAATCAAACTGCAAAAAATTCAGCCATTGGTTTTTTTATTTTGATGCTCATTTTTCTCCCATTACATATTTGGGATCTAACAAAAGAGAAACCAGCAATTGGTTCTAAAAAGTTAGCTATAATAAGACTTCCTTTACAATTTGTATTATTATATGCAGCTTATTTAATCTATTTACACTCATGA
- a CDS encoding tRNA pseudouridine synthase A, with product MKTLQLKVNDKVYDKVLALLGKFNKDEIEIISTNENFIATKKNLQNELSEIEQGKASFVSEEELKCRLDKIV from the coding sequence ATGAAAACATTACAGCTAAAAGTAAACGATAAAGTTTACGATAAAGTTCTTGCTTTGTTGGGCAAATTCAATAAAGATGAAATTGAAATCATTAGTACAAATGAAAATTTTATAGCTACAAAAAAAAACTTACAAAATGAACTTTCTGAAATTGAACAAGGAAAAGCTTCCTTTGTTTCAGAAGAAGAATTAAAATGCCGGCTAGACAAAATTGTTTAA
- a CDS encoding DJ-1/PfpI family protein, which yields MKQTIYFFLLIFLASCQFPKEGESNEALKQIKQEKTFPKLEKDRYNVAFLIMDGTFNTELTAPFDIFQHTIFRENIKAMNVFTVANTDKPITTFEGMRILPDYNYLKDSLPKIDILVVPSAEHHLDTDLEDTAMIDFVKRVDKEAEFITSHCDGAFVLAKAGVLNGKVSTTFPSDIDKMRVTFPDLDIRKEVLFVHDGKYITSAGGAKSFEAALYLCEFLYGKEVAKSLAGGLVIDWNVDKVPHLIVK from the coding sequence ATGAAGCAAACTATATATTTTTTCTTGTTGATTTTTCTTGCAAGCTGTCAATTTCCAAAAGAAGGCGAAAGCAATGAGGCTTTAAAACAAATTAAACAAGAAAAGACTTTTCCGAAGTTAGAAAAAGACAGATACAATGTTGCTTTTTTAATTATGGACGGAACTTTTAATACGGAATTAACTGCGCCTTTTGATATTTTTCAGCACACTATTTTTAGAGAAAACATAAAAGCAATGAATGTTTTTACGGTTGCAAATACCGATAAACCAATCACCACTTTTGAAGGAATGCGAATTCTACCAGATTATAATTACTTAAAAGATTCGCTTCCAAAGATTGATATTCTAGTTGTTCCTTCCGCAGAACATCATTTAGATACCGATTTAGAAGATACCGCAATGATTGATTTTGTAAAGAGAGTTGATAAAGAAGCTGAGTTTATTACTTCGCATTGCGATGGTGCATTTGTATTGGCTAAAGCTGGAGTTTTAAACGGAAAAGTGTCAACAACATTCCCGTCAGATATTGATAAAATGAGAGTAACTTTCCCAGATTTAGATATTAGAAAAGAAGTTTTGTTTGTGCATGACGGTAAATATATTACTTCCGCCGGAGGCGCAAAGTCTTTTGAAGCAGCTTTGTATTTGTGTGAGTTTTTATACGGAAAAGAGGTTGCTAAATCGCTTGCAGGCGGTTTGGTAATTGATTGGAATGTAGATAAAGTTCCGCATTTAATAGTAAAATAA
- a CDS encoding class I SAM-dependent methyltransferase translates to MKKGKLISKELENFYNKASEETRLEKGMGIFEFERIKELIQLHITKKNATIIDVGGGTGKYSEWLAKKEHKVHLVEPVLKHIKLAEQRAKKLQNPFSITIGEAKKLPFEDNTADLVILHGPLYHLQKREDRVTAILEAKRVLKKGGIILGFGINATASTVVGLMNGMIHANSFFDMCKEELTTGIHNAPKDFPFLLADAFYHKPAGLKAEFLEQDLNFVNLFAVEGIIWLDNEYFANMIDKQKSKTLKALQNLTQNDEYLLPFSPHMMIVVKK, encoded by the coding sequence GTGAAAAAAGGTAAACTTATCAGTAAAGAATTAGAAAATTTCTACAACAAAGCATCTGAAGAAACTAGGCTAGAAAAAGGAATGGGTATTTTTGAATTTGAAAGAATTAAAGAACTTATTCAACTTCATATTACTAAGAAAAATGCTACTATAATTGATGTTGGTGGCGGAACTGGAAAATACAGCGAATGGTTGGCTAAAAAAGAACACAAAGTTCATTTAGTAGAGCCTGTTTTAAAACACATTAAATTAGCGGAACAAAGAGCCAAAAAACTACAAAATCCATTTTCTATTACAATTGGTGAAGCTAAAAAATTACCTTTTGAAGACAACACTGCTGATTTGGTAATTTTACACGGACCTTTATATCATTTGCAAAAAAGAGAAGACAGAGTTACTGCCATTTTAGAAGCTAAAAGAGTTTTGAAAAAAGGCGGAATTATTTTAGGGTTTGGGATTAATGCAACAGCTTCAACCGTTGTTGGTTTAATGAACGGGATGATTCATGCTAACTCATTTTTTGATATGTGTAAAGAGGAACTTACAACAGGAATTCACAATGCTCCAAAAGATTTTCCGTTTTTATTAGCAGACGCTTTTTATCACAAACCAGCAGGTTTAAAAGCAGAGTTTTTAGAACAAGATTTAAATTTTGTTAATCTTTTTGCCGTTGAAGGAATTATTTGGTTGGATAATGAATATTTTGCAAATATGATTGACAAACAAAAATCTAAAACTTTAAAAGCTTTACAAAACCTCACTCAAAATGATGAGTATTTGTTACCTTTTAGTCCGCATATGATGATAGTAGTTAAGAAATAG
- a CDS encoding FAD-dependent oxidoreductase, which produces MKETKDKDNFWVICKNCKGEGKKKQRLSKKARLNYKAELEKFNNSNSEGTAPIPPKSQLQTCAKCNGSGLISSKQKPKTETEKHPNIAIIGGGIGGVALAVACLHRGIPFTLYERDLDFNARSQGYGLTLQQASKAMAGLGILELKEGITSTKHVVHTSKGKIIGEWGIRKWGRSEDKTAPKHTNVHIARQSLRLALLEQLGESNAIKWGHQLLSFKESDTENVELKFQVNDEIKTTKANLVVGADGIRSTVRKFLIDENTSPLRYLGCIVILGICPLKNLEDIESPLLDSATVFQTANGFERIYMMPYDSENIMWQLSFPISEKEAKNLNIQGTKALKEEAKKRTQWHNPIPQIVATTNEAQISGYPVYDRDVLQPEQLEKGHKATLIGDAAHPMSPFKGQGANQALLDALALARGITKNCNSLSNWKEVGIRKSVLTAFESEMINRSTSKVKSSAEAAKLLHSEIVLKEGDGPRGKHRKS; this is translated from the coding sequence GTGAAAGAAACTAAGGACAAAGATAATTTTTGGGTTATTTGCAAAAACTGTAAAGGTGAAGGCAAAAAAAAACAACGCCTTTCAAAAAAAGCAAGACTGAACTATAAAGCGGAATTAGAAAAATTCAATAATTCAAATTCTGAAGGAACTGCTCCAATTCCACCTAAAAGTCAATTACAAACGTGTGCTAAATGTAATGGTTCTGGATTAATTTCTTCTAAACAGAAACCCAAAACTGAAACAGAAAAACACCCAAACATTGCTATAATTGGTGGCGGAATTGGAGGCGTTGCACTAGCTGTAGCTTGTTTACATCGTGGAATTCCATTTACACTTTATGAACGAGACCTCGACTTCAATGCTCGATCTCAAGGCTACGGACTTACGTTACAACAAGCAAGTAAAGCAATGGCAGGTTTAGGAATTCTTGAATTAAAAGAAGGAATAACCTCAACAAAACATGTAGTACATACTTCCAAAGGAAAAATTATTGGCGAATGGGGAATTAGAAAATGGGGAAGATCGGAAGACAAAACAGCTCCAAAACACACAAATGTGCACATTGCAAGACAATCTTTGCGTTTAGCTTTATTGGAGCAACTTGGCGAAAGTAATGCTATAAAATGGGGACATCAATTGTTAAGTTTTAAGGAATCTGATACTGAAAATGTTGAATTGAAATTTCAAGTAAATGATGAAATAAAAACGACCAAAGCAAATCTTGTAGTTGGAGCGGATGGAATTAGAAGTACGGTAAGAAAATTTCTTATTGATGAAAACACATCTCCTTTACGATATTTAGGTTGTATCGTAATTTTAGGAATTTGTCCTCTAAAAAATTTAGAAGATATTGAAAGTCCATTATTAGATTCAGCAACGGTATTTCAAACTGCAAACGGATTTGAACGCATTTACATGATGCCTTATGATTCAGAAAATATTATGTGGCAATTAAGCTTCCCAATATCAGAGAAAGAAGCAAAAAACCTGAATATTCAAGGTACAAAAGCACTTAAAGAGGAAGCTAAAAAAAGAACGCAATGGCATAATCCTATTCCACAAATTGTAGCCACTACAAACGAAGCACAAATTTCTGGTTATCCTGTTTATGATCGTGATGTATTACAACCAGAACAATTAGAAAAAGGACATAAAGCAACCTTAATTGGAGACGCTGCGCATCCTATGAGTCCGTTTAAAGGTCAAGGAGCAAATCAAGCTTTGTTAGATGCTTTGGCGTTAGCTCGCGGAATTACAAAAAACTGCAACTCTTTATCTAATTGGAAAGAAGTTGGAATCCGAAAAAGTGTACTAACTGCTTTTGAATCTGAAATGATAAACAGAAGTACTTCCAAAGTAAAAAGTTCTGCAGAAGCTGCAAAATTATTACATTCCGAAATTGTACTAAAAGAAGGTGATGGACCAAGAGGGAAACATCGGAAATCTTAA